A window of Anaerosoma tenue contains these coding sequences:
- a CDS encoding SDR family oxidoreductase: protein MRLEGKVAVITGAGSGMGRAMANLFAGEGAKVVAAEWNQTTLDEVVAEVKDAGGEIVGVQGDVSKPEDCAKIVQTAVDSFGTLDVLCNNAGVMDNFAGAEDFSDEFLPRVMSINAYGPLYLTREALKVMLPKGGGSIVNTASAAGEHGGAAGVVYTMSKHACVGLTKNTAWYYAKQGIRCNAMIVGGVATNIMASVDQSKINAVGAEKAGVYGGIIPAFLQPMDVANLALFLASDESKMVNGALVAVDGGWGAA, encoded by the coding sequence ATGAGACTCGAAGGAAAAGTGGCTGTGATCACCGGCGCGGGTTCCGGTATGGGCCGCGCCATGGCGAACCTGTTCGCCGGCGAGGGCGCCAAGGTCGTCGCCGCCGAGTGGAACCAGACGACGCTTGATGAGGTCGTGGCCGAGGTCAAGGACGCGGGCGGCGAGATCGTCGGCGTACAGGGTGACGTGTCCAAGCCCGAGGACTGCGCCAAGATCGTGCAGACGGCCGTGGACTCGTTCGGGACGCTTGACGTCCTGTGCAACAACGCGGGCGTGATGGACAACTTCGCGGGAGCCGAGGATTTCAGTGATGAGTTCCTCCCCCGCGTCATGAGCATCAACGCGTACGGCCCGCTCTATCTCACCCGTGAGGCGCTCAAGGTCATGCTGCCCAAGGGCGGCGGGTCGATCGTGAACACCGCGTCGGCTGCCGGCGAGCACGGCGGCGCGGCGGGTGTCGTGTATACGATGTCCAAGCACGCGTGCGTGGGCCTCACCAAGAATACCGCCTGGTACTACGCCAAGCAGGGGATCCGCTGCAACGCAATGATCGTGGGTGGCGTGGCCACCAACATCATGGCCAGCGTCGATCAGTCGAAGATCAACGCGGTAGGCGCGGAGAAGGCCGGTGTCTATGGCGGCATCATCCCGGCGTTCCTGCAGCCGATGGACGTTGCCAACCTGGCGCTCTTCCTTGCCTCGGATGAGTCCAAGATGGTCAACGGCGCGTTGGTCGCGGTCGACGGCGGCTGGGGTGCTGCCTGA
- a CDS encoding citrate synthase: protein MAEPAPETTRPTSRETTEDMLQRWSRMAHDSSIVEADQYSQYDVKRGLRHVSGKGVIAGLTQIGDVVGSSAEGDTYVPIPGELIYRGISIDDLVHGFLDEGRLGFEETAYLVLFGELPNAEELRRFESQLAERRNLPRHFIHDAVLRMPSRDIMNAMSRGILALYTRDIDPDDISMPALLRQSLDVIAATPLMAVYAFQAYVDQYLNDSLVIHRPNPELGTAENILHMLRRNTRYTALEARVLDLALVLHAEHGGGNNSSFTAHVVSSTGTDTYATIAASLGSLKGPRHGGANIKMVRMFDDLRTTVDDWDDDEEIEEYLLRILDRKAFDRSGLIYGMGHPVYSVSDPRTIILRDYARQLAEAKGLAEEYDLLTKVEQIAPRAIEKRRTVYKGVSANVDFYSGYVYRMLDIPEELYTPLFACARTVGWCAHRIEEIANRGKIIRPAYKSVAGRREYRSLEER from the coding sequence ATGGCCGAGCCCGCTCCGGAGACGACCCGCCCCACCAGTCGAGAGACCACCGAAGACATGCTGCAGCGATGGAGCCGCATGGCCCACGACAGCAGCATCGTGGAGGCGGACCAGTACTCGCAGTACGACGTGAAGCGGGGTCTCCGGCACGTCTCGGGCAAGGGTGTCATCGCAGGCCTCACGCAGATCGGCGACGTTGTGGGCTCATCTGCGGAAGGCGACACATACGTCCCGATTCCCGGCGAACTCATCTACCGCGGCATTAGCATCGATGACCTCGTGCACGGCTTCCTCGATGAGGGGCGGCTCGGATTCGAGGAGACGGCCTATCTCGTCCTCTTCGGGGAGCTGCCGAACGCCGAGGAGCTGCGGCGCTTCGAGAGCCAGCTCGCCGAGCGGAGGAACCTGCCGCGGCACTTCATCCACGACGCGGTGCTCCGGATGCCGAGCCGCGACATCATGAACGCCATGTCGCGCGGCATCCTCGCGCTGTACACGCGTGACATCGACCCCGATGACATCTCGATGCCGGCGCTGCTCCGCCAGAGCCTGGACGTGATCGCCGCCACGCCCTTGATGGCGGTCTACGCGTTCCAGGCGTACGTCGACCAGTACCTCAACGACAGCCTGGTGATCCACCGGCCGAACCCAGAGCTCGGTACGGCGGAGAACATCCTGCACATGCTGCGACGGAACACCCGGTACACCGCCCTCGAGGCGCGGGTGCTCGATCTGGCGCTCGTGCTGCATGCCGAGCACGGCGGAGGGAACAACTCGTCGTTCACCGCGCACGTGGTCTCATCCACAGGCACCGACACCTACGCGACGATAGCGGCGTCCCTCGGCTCCCTGAAAGGTCCCCGGCACGGTGGCGCCAACATCAAGATGGTCCGCATGTTCGACGACCTTCGCACCACCGTTGACGACTGGGACGATGACGAGGAGATCGAGGAGTACCTGCTCCGGATCCTCGACAGGAAGGCGTTCGATCGGTCGGGTCTCATTTACGGCATGGGCCACCCGGTCTACTCGGTGTCGGACCCCCGAACGATCATCCTGCGCGACTACGCGCGTCAGCTTGCCGAGGCCAAGGGCCTTGCCGAGGAGTACGACCTGCTCACGAAGGTCGAGCAGATCGCGCCGCGCGCTATCGAGAAGCGGCGCACCGTCTACAAGGGCGTGAGCGCCAACGTGGACTTCTACTCAGGCTACGTGTACCGGATGCTCGACATCCCGGAGGAGCTGTACACGCCGCTCTTCGCCTGCGCCCGTACCGTGGGGTGGTGCGCGCACCGGATCGAGGAGATCGCCAACCGGGGCAAGATCATCCGCCCCGCGTACAAGAGCGTGGCGGGTCGCCGGGAGTACCGGTCGCTCGAAGAACGATAG
- a CDS encoding YaiI/YqxD family protein: MPTLFIDADACPVTREAIQVAREHGWSAVVVANSTQNLDRYASRRGVEAVQVSGGRDAADFAVVERLAAGDAVVTQDIGLAAMALGKGAGALSPRGRIFHLATIDAELAVRHAQAKLRRQGGRHGGPSKFTDEDREHFIEQLERLLRSPQAAQ, from the coding sequence GTGCCCACCCTCTTCATAGACGCCGACGCCTGCCCGGTCACCCGTGAAGCGATCCAGGTGGCGCGCGAGCATGGCTGGAGCGCGGTCGTGGTGGCCAACTCGACTCAGAACCTCGACCGGTACGCCTCGCGCCGCGGAGTCGAGGCGGTGCAGGTGAGCGGCGGTCGCGACGCCGCCGACTTCGCGGTGGTGGAGCGTCTGGCCGCGGGGGATGCCGTCGTGACGCAGGACATCGGCCTGGCGGCCATGGCGCTCGGCAAGGGTGCGGGGGCCCTGAGCCCACGCGGGCGCATCTTCCACCTCGCGACCATCGATGCCGAGCTTGCCGTACGGCACGCCCAGGCCAAGCTCCGTAGGCAGGGCGGCCGCCATGGAGGCCCCTCCAAGTTCACCGACGAGGACCGGGAGCACTTCATCGAACAGCTCGAGCGGCTCTTGCGCAGTCCTCAGGCGGCCCAGTAG
- a CDS encoding cobalamin B12-binding domain-containing protein: MSEAASALKAGLAESIGARDRAGAVTAAISAIASGELTIPALYDTLADLLTEIGDSWQAGETRVWEEHYATAVARTIVEACQPYVIEHAAPPIGRTAVFATPSEEYHDLGLRMLADRFTLAGWSAHLLGANVPAHELLSAVRELAADAVVLSAYTHYHRVALKAYVDAVRAAFPDMDVWVGGAAFAFEHDDWPDEMMLEPHEVPELAGRVV, encoded by the coding sequence ATGTCCGAGGCAGCATCCGCACTGAAAGCCGGGCTCGCCGAGTCGATCGGGGCACGTGACCGCGCCGGAGCCGTCACCGCCGCTATCTCCGCGATCGCATCGGGCGAGTTGACCATCCCCGCCCTGTACGACACGCTCGCAGACCTCCTCACCGAGATCGGCGATTCCTGGCAGGCCGGTGAGACGAGGGTGTGGGAAGAACACTACGCCACCGCGGTGGCGCGGACCATAGTCGAGGCGTGCCAGCCTTACGTGATCGAGCATGCTGCGCCGCCCATAGGGCGGACCGCCGTGTTCGCCACTCCGTCGGAGGAATACCACGACCTCGGGCTCCGGATGCTTGCGGACCGCTTCACTCTCGCCGGGTGGTCGGCGCACCTCCTCGGCGCGAACGTGCCGGCTCACGAACTGCTCTCCGCCGTCCGCGAACTGGCTGCCGACGCGGTGGTGCTCTCGGCATACACGCACTACCATCGCGTCGCGCTGAAGGCGTACGTGGACGCCGTGCGTGCCGCGTTCCCCGACATGGACGTCTGGGTGGGTGGTGCAGCCTTCGCGTTCGAGCACGATGACTGGCCCGACGAGATGATGCTCGAGCCTCACGAAGTGCCCGAGCTCGCTGGCCGGGTGGTCTGA